A window of the Parambassis ranga chromosome 17, fParRan2.1, whole genome shotgun sequence genome harbors these coding sequences:
- the dspa gene encoding desmoplakin-A isoform X2, with product MSLYGSTSRLATMGQRSNSRPDLTSYKQDVFVGGNGFQGDYQAGDGGYTYTSTYSRTSMHGGGVGGQKMPISMGGGAGGGMSAHAIQQKAALLTSQCNELLQKAKQLLHTGGPAAEVERCLIISAEIMEQMAVCGRDLQQLRIPNDVLRNLDQLHHMHTAINQQLSSAMTIRRVQTHSVGSLDGGRYFNDAMAWIAQQKRMIETAPWGDDSSAIEKQILSHNKHHSSIQRSQEVDRARDELMSRSDKYNLSLLDQEWDSLQKMSHSRVGQLRDLQNIIEDISRAIMWVNEKEEEELVFDWGDKNIDQYIPRKQENYSKLMRDLEEKEKELNKLKVKADNLVNSDHPASDKIDAYMDTLQTQWSWLLQITKCIHVHLKENSAYSQFFKDANETYAKLQKEHEAIRNKFSCDKNTSLDTLTELLKNLEKDKERIMENKRQVQSLVNKSKTIVRLKPRNPEEKSSSAVIVKALCDFKQDQKGILKDNEGILKDNSQRSKWLVTGPGGLDMLVPSVCLLIPPPNPLSIGLANKNEQYYEAIMAIWNQLYINIKSLIAWQFCVKDITYINSLTTSMLSKMRPEEYRSIIKRLETHYQEFLRTSQGSDMFGEDDKKKMQGEFDQAQGHYDTLIIQLPAYKDEGVKAVPDTSKTTVPKTPTQPPSSTLSLTLLSSLQEIRRRLEIAESGLTNHLHIPLGENSVHECSVHIQKLQGVHQELDSIYDEYLRLREKIMKQLEGIPADSEKAKFLRAELEIINQKLGGLQGLYSAYLQRLSALKALLQSLLQAEDIIKVHEARLTEKETSSLDLREVENYRSILKQMKSELEQKRDLLTKMESALAKAVQTNGQISESFHKCDVDLSKYSELVGQLSDRWRRIQTQIDSRVWDLEKQEKQLKHYQQSSTSLEQWIDNARKRQDTLQMVKLNDIQTLMDHLSQQKALHGEIKGKKEKVEDVQKDADTCAASIKDYELQLASYSSGLETLLNIPIKRTMLQSPASVVRHEAADLQGRYIELLTRSSDYYKFLGELLKNMEEMKIRNTKIEMLEEELRRLKEDLQERNQKNKSLEDELARFKLELSQSQDRLISMEEVKRTTVMQVTAAKESLEGTQSQIHDLNEQLTRIKYQLDEEKRKRRLAEERYNSQQEEYEGAVRRRQKELEELNWTKIDLEKAVKDKERELERMKIQLEEEATRRRNAEAEISKTSIMVHESQTQHTELLLEKDSLLSKLKLMEQEKKRQQRLEEELTRIKLTLDTELRNKQRLQDEKNSLYKEYTTIKSQYELRDSQVRQCETDRDKVDRERLSLKNEVERLMRELKTIEERYKTRLLSSEKEVSELAIRRDFLEREIQRLQQKPSTLCRQTQTDEKVLTIDPSKLIFDGVRRKVTANQLCDCGIISKATLDDLLKGRKTVEEVAVDIQLSLKGTGVIAGMTTGSQKKIPFTEAKNQNLMSPESALMLLEAQAATGYIVDPAFNEKMPVDTACSRGIVDTEDRDILVKAEAASTGFKDPYTGKVLSVGQACKQGHVDKQTAIRLLQAQESVGGILDPVLSVFLPKDLALDRNLIDEDLYRALNKKPTCYLDPASGEKTTYSDLRKKCAVDPVSGLLLLRGPEKTMTVLGLRGEVSVTELVRSELLDESDLQKLTRKEIEDKLKSYLHGSTCIAGIYDEANDRILPFYQAMKEGLLMRGTTLELLEAQAASGFVVDPVNNVFLTVEEATKRGLIGKEFKNKLLSAEKAVTGYRDPSTGNIISLFQAIEKDLIEKGHGIRLLEAQIASGGIIDPKASHRIDVAVAYKRGYFDEEMNEILTYEGDDTKGFFDPNTKENLTYLQLKERCITDKKTGLTLLPLRDKRKPQKSQESRTNILRKRRVVIVDPDTGLEMSVREAYHRELIDYDTFLDLSEQECEWEEITITGPDGSARLVIVDRKTGTQYDIQDCLDSGVIDQKSMDQYRAGTLTLTQIADQITSRTCSTELTISASNVEDMVTCSSPTQAAPSSPTVRKRFSSISITVSPPETFDDQSPVAAIFDTETLEKITITEGLRRGIIDTITAQRLLEAQVCTGGIINPATGERLLLQDAVHQSIIDDSMAIKLKPAQKAYVGFEDVKTKRKMSAAEAVKESWLPYEAGQRFLEFQYLTGGLIEPDTGRRITIEEAIRKGWLDGLAAQKLQNYQNYQKNLTCPKTKLKISYKEAMDSCMVEERNGMKMLQASSISTKGISSPYNVSNPGSRSGSRAGSRAGSRSGSRRGSVDYSSTYSYTFSSSSTSYTSTA from the exons ATGAGTTTGTACGGATCCACTTCCAGACTGGCCACGATGGGCCAAAGGAGCAATTCGCGTCCGGATCTGACGAGTTACAAACAGGACGTGTTCGTCGGTGGAAACGGCTTCCAAGGGGATTACCAAGCCGGAGACGGCGGATACACATACACCTCCACCTACAGCAGGACCTCCATGCACGGCGGGGGTGTCGGGGGACAGAAAATGCCTATAAGCATGGGTGGGGGAGCAGGTGGTGGAATGAG CGCACATGCTATTCAGCAGAAAGCTGCACTCCTGACCAGCCAGTGCAATGAGCTCCTGCAGAAAGCAAAGCAGCTTCTCCACACT GGGGGTCCCGCGGCAGAGGTGGAGAGGTGCTTGATAATATCTGCAGAGATCATGGAACAGATGGCGGTCTGCGGCAGAGACCTGCAGCAACTGCGCATACCCAACGATGTTTTAAGAAA TCTAGATCAGTTacatcacatgcacacagccaTCAACCAGCAACTGTCCAGTGCTATGACTATAAGACGTGTTCAGACTCATAGCGTCGGCTCCCTCGATGGAGGGAGGTACTTTAATGATGCCATGGCCTGGATTGCCCAACAGAAG CGCATGATTGAGACAGCACCATGGGGTGATGACTCCAGCGCTATAGAAAAACAAATCCTGAGCCACAACAAACACCACAGCTCCATCCAAAGGAGCCAAGAAGTAGACCGTGCCAGAGATGAACTG atgtcaCGGTCAGACAAGTACAATCTCTCCCTCCTTGATCAAGAATGGGACAGTCTGCAG AAAATGTCCCACAGTCGTGTGGGTCAGCTGCGCGACCTTCAGAACATCATCGAGGATATTTCCCGAGCCATCATGTGGGTgaatgagaaggaggaggaggagcttgtGTTTGACTGGGGAGACAAGAACATCGATCAGTATATTCCCAGGAAGCAAGAGAACTACTCT aagCTGATGAGGGACCtggaagagaaggaaaaggagctgaacaagctgaaggtGAAAGCAGACAACCTTGTGAACAGCGATCATCCGGCCTCAGATAAGATTGAT GCCTACATGGACACCTTACAGACCCAGTGGAGCTGGCTCCTCCAGATCACTAAGTGCATCCATGTTCATCTGAAGGAGAATTCTGCCTACAGCCAA TTCTTCAAGGATGCCAATGAGACATATGCAAAGCTGCAGAAGGAGCATGAGGCTATCCGAAATAAATTCAGCTGTGACAAGAACACCTCTCTGGACACTCTCACTGAGCTCCTGAAAAACCTGGAG aaaGATAAAGAACGAATCATGGAGAATAAGAGGCAGGTCCAAAGTCTAGTCAACAAATCCAAGACCATCGTCAGACTGAAACCTCGCAACCCAGAGGAGAAGAGCAGCAGCGCTGTCATAGTCAAGGCTTTATGTGACTTCAAACAAGACCAG AAAGGCATATTAAAAGACAATGAGGGCATCCTGAAGGACAACTCACAGCGCAGCAAATGGCTTGTTACTGGACCAGGAGGCCTAGACATGCTGGTTCCCTCCGTGTGCCTGCTCATCCCTCCACCAAACCCACTCAGCATCGGCCTTGCCAACAA AAATGAGCAGTATTATGAAGCCATCATGGCCATTTGGAATCAGCTCTACATCAACATCAAGAGTCTCATTGCCTGGCAGTTTTGTGTCAAAGACATCACGTACATCAACTCTCTGACTACCAGCATG CTGTCAAAGATGCGTCCTGAGGAGTATCGCAGTATCATCAAAAGACTGGAGACTCACTACCAGGAGTTTCTGCGCACAAGCCAAGGCTCTGACATGTTTGGGGAAgatgacaagaaaaaaatgcaggGCGAATTTGACCAAGCACAGGGCCACTATGATACACTGATTATCCAGCTGCCTGCTTACA AGGATGAAGGGGTGAAGGCAGTACCGGACACAAGCAAGACAACTGTCCCCAAAACCCCTACCCAGCCTCCCAGTTCTACCCTCAGCCTTACGCTGCTCAGTAGCCTGCAAGAAATCCGACGCAGGCTTGAGATAGCTGAATCCGGGCTCACCAATCATCTCCACATTCCTTTGGGGGAAAACAGTGTGCACGAGTGCTCAGTACACATTCAGAAGCTGCAG GGTGTGCACCAGGAGCTGGACTCGATTTATGATGAGTACTTGCGCTTAAGGGAAAAGATCATGAAACAGCTGGAAGGTATACCTGCAGACTCAGAGAAAGCCAAGTTCCTCCGTGCTGAACTTGAAATCATCAACCAGAAGCTGGGAGGCCTGCAGGGTCTTTACTCAGCATACCTTCAGAG ACTGTCGGCACTTAAGGCCCTGCTTCAAAGCCTTCTCCAGGCAGAGGATATCATTAAAGTCCACGAAGCAAGGCTGACAGAGAAGGAGACCAGCTCTCTGGACCTGCGAGAGGTGGAAAACTATCGGAGCATACTAAAG caaatgaagAGTGAGCTGGAGCAAAAAAGAGACCTGTTGACAAAAATGGAGTCGGCTCTGGCTAAAGCAGTTCAAACAAATGGTCAAATTTCGGAGTCCTTCCACAAGTGTGATGTGGATTTGTCCAAGTACTCAGAGCTGGTTGGTCAGCTGTCTGACCGTTGGCGCCGCATCCAAACTCAGATTGATAGCAG AGTGTGGGACttggagaaacaagaaaaacagctgaaacattatcagcagagcagcacttcCCTGGAACAGTGGATAGACAATGCCAGGAAGCGCCAGGATACACTTCAGATGGTTAAGCTGAATGACATCCAAACACTAATGGACCACCTCAGCCAACAGAAG GCACTTCACGGTGAAATCaaaggaaagaaggagaaagTAGAAGATGTGCAGAAAgatgcagacacatgtgctGCCTCCATCAAG gactATGAGCTGCAGCTGGCTTCCTACAGTTCAGGGCTGGAAACTCTGCTTAATATTCCTATCAAGAGAACAATGCTGCAGTCCCCTGCTTCTGTGGTCAGACATGAG GCGGCTGACCTCCAGGGCCGTTACATTGAACTGCTTACACGCTCTAGTGACTACTACAAGTTTCTCGGTGAGCTGCTGAAGAACATGGAAGAAATGAAG ATAAGGAACACTAAGATTGAAATGCTGGAGGAAGAGCTGAGGCGTCTGAAAGAGGACCTTCAAGAACGCAACCAGAAAAACAAATCCCTGGAGGATGAGCTGGCTCGCTTCAAGTTGGAGCTCTCTCAATCCCAAGACCGACTCATTTCAATGGAGGAAGTGAAGCGAACCACAGTGATGCAAGTTACTGCTGCCAAGGAGAGCCTGGAGGGCACACAGAGTCAGATTCATGATCTGAATGAGCAGCTAACTCGAATTAAGTATCAGCTAGatgaggaaaagaggaaaagaaggcTAGCAGAGGAGCGCTACAACAGCCAGCAGGAAGAATATGAGGGGGCTGTTCGCCGCAGAcagaaagagctggaggagcttAACTGGACCAAGATTGACCTGGAAAAGGCTGTGAAGGACAAAGAACGTGAACTGGAGAGGATGAAGATACAGTTAGAGGAGGAGGCCACACGTCGACGGAATGCTGAAGCGGAAATCTCAAAG ACATCCATAATGGTCCATGAGTCCCAAACCCAACACACTGAGCTTCTGCTGGAGAAGGACAGTTTGCTATCCAAGCTCAAATTGATGGAACAAGAGAAGAAGCGTCAACAGCGGCTCGAAGAGGAGCTCACCCGCATCAAGCTAACACTAGACACTGAGCTTCGCAACAAACAGCGACTGCAGGATGAAAAGAATTCCCTCTACAAGGAGTACACCACCATCAAGAGTCAGTATGAGCTGAGAGACAGCCAGGTCAGGCAGTGTGAAACAGACAGGGACAAGGTAGATCGTGAGAGGCTCTCCCTGAAGAATGAGGTTGAAAGGCTCATGAGGGAGCTGAAGACAATTGAGGAGAGATACAAGACCCGCCTGCTGAGCTCAGAAAAGGAGGTGTCAGAACTGGCTATCAGGAGAGATTTCTTGGAGCGGGAGATACAAAGACTACAGCAAAAACCCAGCACTCTGTGTAGACAGACCCAGACAGATGAGAAAGTCCTAACAATCGATCCATCAAAGCTCATATTTGATGGCGTGCGCCGCAAAGTCACAGCCAATCAGCTTTGTGACTGTGGTATTATCAGTAAAGCTACTCTAGATGATCTCCTAAAGGGAAGAAAGACAGTGGAGGAGGTAGCTGTGGACATCCAGCTTAGTCTAAAGGGTACTGGCGTCATTGCTGGTATGACAACAGGTTctcaaaaaaaaatccccttcaCTGAAGCAAAAAACCAGAATCTTATGAGCCCAGAGAGTGCTCTCATGCTCCTGGAAGCACAAGCAGCAACGGGCTACATAGTGGACCCAGCATTTAATGAGAAGATGCCTGTAGATACTGCCTGCTCCAGAGGGATTGTAGACACAGAAGACAGAGACATCCTAGTGAAAGCTGAAGCAGCTAGCACAGGCTTCAAAGATCCATACACTGGCAAAGTGTTATCTGTGGGTCAGGCTTGCAAACAAGGCCATGTAGACAAACAGACAGCCATCCGCTTGCTCCAGGCCCAGGAGTCTGTTGGAGGCATCCTGGATCCTGTTTTGAGTGTGTTCCTTCCAAAAGACCTGGCCTTGGATCGCAATCTTATCGATGAGGACCTCTACAGGGCTTTGAACAAAAAACCCACGTGCTACCTGGATCCAGCATCAGGAGAGAAGACCACTTACAGTGACCTCCGGAAGAAGTGTGCTGTGGACCCTGTTTCTGGCTTGCTTCTGCTCCGTGGTCCTGAAAAGACCATGACAGTTCTAGGTCTCCGAGGTGAAGTCTCTGTCACAGAGCTTGTCAGATCTGAGCTCCTGGATGAAAGTGACCTGCAGAAACTCACCCGCAAAGAAATAGAAGACAAGCTGAAGTCCTATCTCCACGGCTCCACTTGTATCGCAGGTATCTATGATGAAGCCAACGACAGAATACTGCCTTTCTATCAGGCAATGAAAGAAGGTCTACTCATGAGAGGAACCACCCTGGAGCTTCTTGAGGCCCAAGCTGCATCTGGCTTCGTTGTTGATCCAGTCAACAATGTGTTTTTGACAGTAGAGGAAGCCACAAAGAGAGGCCTCATAGGTAAAGAGTTTAAGAATAAGCTGTTGTCTGCAGAGAAGGCAGTAACTGGATACAGAGACCCGTCCACAGGAAATATAATCTCCCTCTTCCAGGCTATTGAGAAAGATCTTATTGAGAAAGGTCACGGAATACGACTGTTGGAGGCTCAGATTGCCAGTGGGGGCATTATCGACCCCAAAGCAAGCCATCGTATTGATGTGGCGGTTGCATATAAAAGGGGATATTTCGATGAGGAGATGAATGAGATCTTAACATATGAAGGAGATGATACAAAGGGATTCTTCGATCCAAACACTAAGGAGAATCTGACATATCTTCAGCTGAAGGAGAGGTGTatcacagataaaaaaacaggcCTGACACTCCTGCCACTCAGAGACAAGAGAAAGCCCCAAAAGTCACAGGAAAGCCGCACCAATATCCTTCGCAAAAGGCGCGTTGTGATCGTTGACCCAGACACTGGGTTAGAGATGTCAGTGAGGGAGGCCTATCACCGGGAGCTCATTGACTATGACACCTTCCTAGATTTGTCAGAGCAGGAGTGTGAGTGGGAAGAAATAACTATCACAGGGCCAGATGGCTCTGCACGTCTGGTGATCGTGGACAGGAAAACCGGAACCCAGTATGACATTCAGGACTGCCTTGACAGTGGTGTAATTGACCAAAAATCTATGGACCAGTATCGTGCTGGAACTCTAACCTTGACCCAGATTGCTGACCAAATAACAAGCAGAACCTGCAGCACTGAGTTGACCATTTCAGCCAGCAATGTTGAAGACATGGTTACCTGCAGCAGCCCCACCCAAGCTGCACCGTCATCCCCTACCGTCCGCAAACGCTTCAGCAGCATTTCTATTACAGTTTCTCCCCCTGAGACATTTGATGACCAGAGCCCTGTGGCAGCCATATTTGACACAGAAACCTTAGAGAAGATCACTATCACCGAAGGGCTTCGGAGAGGCATCATTGACACTATTACAGCTCAGAGGTTGCTGGAGGCGCAGGTCTGCACAGGCGGCATCATCAACCCTGCCACAGGTGAGAGGCTGTTGCTGCAGGATGCTGTCCATCAAAGTATCATTGATGATAGCATGGCCATTAAGCTGAAACCTGCCCAGAAAGCTTACGTTGGCTTTGAAGATGTGAAGACCAAAAGAAAGATGTCAGCAGCCGAGGCAGTAAAGGAATCATGGTTACCTTATGAGGCTGGCCAGAGATTTTTGGAGTTTCAGTACCTGACAGGAGGCCTGATAGAGCCTGACACCGGACGCCGCATCACCATTGAAGAGGCTATCCGCAAAGGCTGGCTGGATGGTCTAGCAGCCCAGAAGCTGCAGAACTACCAGAACTACCAGAAGAACCTGACCTGTCCCAAGACTAAGCTGAAGATCTCCTACAAAGAAGCAATGGACAGCTGCATGGTGGAGGAACGCAATGGGATGAAGATGCTGCAGGCCTCCTCCATATCCACCAAGGGCATCAGCAGCCCTTACAATGTCTCAAACCCAGGGTCTCGCTCTGGGTCCAGGGCTGGTTCCCGTGCTGGATCCAGGAGTGGATCTCGCAGAGGCAGCGTAGATTACTCTTCAACCTACAGCTACACCTTCTCCTCTAGCAGCACCTCCTATACCAGTACTGCTTAA